A stretch of Candidatus Margulisiibacteriota bacterium DNA encodes these proteins:
- a CDS encoding ATP-binding protein: MEKQELHIQIPCELRQVKNVRQIMNEFCKDLNFSKEDVLNLEIALNEGLSNAIEHGSFANKKKHVDIEFNVEGRSFFIKIKDYGGKEFNPEFFERISLKKDWGHGGRGIYLMKSIMDELSYIFLPNQYTLLYMSKKIPKEN; the protein is encoded by the coding sequence ATGGAAAAACAAGAACTACATATACAGATACCTTGTGAGCTAAGACAGGTAAAGAATGTCAGACAAATCATGAATGAATTTTGCAAGGATCTTAATTTTTCTAAGGAAGACGTTTTGAATTTAGAAATAGCTTTAAATGAAGGATTAAGTAATGCCATTGAACATGGCTCTTTTGCTAACAAAAAGAAGCATGTGGATATCGAGTTTAACGTTGAAGGACGCTCTTTTTTCATTAAGATAAAGGATTATGGAGGAAAAGAGTTTAATCCTGAATTTTTCGAAAGGATTAGCCTTAAAAAGGATTGGGGCCATGGTGGCCGTGGGATTTATTTAATGAAATCGATAATGGATGAATTGTCCTATATTTTCCTTCCTAATCAGTATACTTTGCTGTATATGAGCAAAAAAATACCCAAAGAAAATTAA
- a CDS encoding uracil-DNA glycosylase, whose protein sequence is MAIKKCKRCKFFYITWDSKFPYGCKALGFKSKKYPCDEVRQSSSMECQYFQESTKQD, encoded by the coding sequence ATGGCTATTAAAAAATGCAAAAGATGCAAGTTTTTTTATATTACTTGGGATAGTAAATTTCCTTATGGATGCAAAGCCTTAGGGTTTAAAAGCAAAAAATATCCTTGTGACGAAGTAAGACAAAGCTCCTCGATGGAATGCCAATACTTTCAAGAGTCAACTAAGCAAGACTAA
- a CDS encoding DUF368 domain-containing protein has protein sequence MKEFLNLVLIGMGIGMANVIPGVSGGTIALITGVFQRLINALKNIDFVTIKAFLKGNFTEVFNRLDFKLLLPLGLGVIVGILTLAKILDYFFINYPILTWSYFFGLILASVFLVSSQIKKTSLMTLFFMLLGTSIAVIIAFGVPSSPNPNIFYLLLCGIVAAASMILPGISGSFVLILMGNYQLILNAVNQLNLIVLLPVVIGAGVGLIFFSNLLSVVLKKYHDITIGTLTGFVAGSLLTLWPWKIQEAHSYKWLIPSAFTPEVMMAVLLMITGILTIVIIERLAVKK, from the coding sequence ATGAAAGAATTTTTAAACCTAGTTTTAATAGGAATGGGTATTGGTATGGCAAACGTTATTCCGGGTGTTTCTGGGGGAACTATTGCTTTAATTACTGGTGTTTTTCAAAGGCTAATTAATGCTCTTAAGAATATTGATTTTGTTACGATTAAGGCTTTTTTAAAAGGTAATTTTACTGAAGTTTTTAATAGATTAGATTTTAAGTTACTACTGCCGTTAGGTTTAGGCGTTATTGTTGGTATTTTAACTTTAGCAAAAATTCTAGATTATTTTTTTATTAACTACCCAATCTTAACTTGGTCTTATTTTTTTGGTCTTATCTTAGCCTCTGTTTTTCTTGTTTCTTCGCAAATAAAGAAAACGTCTTTAATGACATTATTTTTTATGCTCTTGGGAACATCGATTGCTGTTATAATTGCCTTTGGAGTTCCTTCTTCACCTAATCCTAACATTTTTTATTTATTGCTCTGTGGTATTGTAGCCGCAGCTTCAATGATACTACCTGGAATATCTGGTTCTTTTGTACTTATTCTTATGGGGAACTATCAACTTATTTTAAATGCTGTTAATCAGCTTAACTTAATAGTTTTGTTACCAGTAGTTATTGGAGCTGGAGTAGGGTTGATTTTCTTTTCCAATCTACTTTCAGTAGTACTGAAAAAATATCATGATATAACAATCGGAACACTAACTGGATTTGTAGCTGGTTCGCTTCTAACCTTATGGCCTTGGAAAATACAAGAGGCACATAGCTATAAGTGGCTAATTCCCTCAGCTTTCACTCCAGAGGTTATGATGGCTGTTTTATTAATGATTACTGGTATTCTAACCATTGTTATTATTGAAAGATTAGCTGTTAAAAAATAA
- the rho gene encoding transcription termination factor Rho, producing the protein MNILQLQQMELKDLYEVAEKFSIENYRILAKNDIIFKILEANTKNNGFVFAAGVLEILQEGYGFLRISNYLPSEDDIYVSQTQIRRFMLNTGDYVSGQVRPPKEGERYYSLIRVEAINNRDPELAKKRSLFTNLTPIYPHTMLRMETDAKSISGRIMDLISPIGKGQRGLIVSPPKAGKTTILKDIANSITKNNPEVIIKVLLVDERPEEVTDMARSIKGEVISSTFDEPPERHVRVAELVLESARRLVECGEDVVVLLDSITRLARAYNLVVPPSGRTLSGGLDPSSLHKPKRFFGGARQIENGGSLTILATALVDTGSRMDDVIYEEFKGTGNMELHLDRKMANRRIYPAIDIIASGTRKEELLMNEEDLKKIFLLRKNIDSETAIEELIKLLKHTSSNEEFLNSGIF; encoded by the coding sequence ATAAACATCCTCCAACTTCAACAAATGGAGCTTAAGGATTTATATGAAGTAGCTGAAAAGTTTAGCATTGAAAATTATCGTATTTTGGCAAAAAACGACATTATTTTTAAAATACTTGAAGCTAATACCAAAAACAATGGTTTTGTGTTTGCAGCTGGTGTTTTAGAAATACTCCAAGAAGGTTATGGCTTTTTAAGAATTAGTAATTATTTACCCAGCGAAGATGATATTTACGTTTCACAAACTCAAATAAGAAGATTTATGCTTAATACTGGAGACTATGTTAGTGGCCAAGTTAGACCACCCAAGGAAGGCGAACGTTATTATAGCCTGATAAGAGTTGAAGCTATAAATAATAGAGATCCTGAATTAGCTAAAAAAAGATCCTTATTTACCAACTTAACACCAATCTATCCACACACGATGCTAAGGATGGAAACAGATGCAAAATCTATTTCTGGTAGGATTATGGATTTAATTTCTCCTATTGGAAAAGGACAAAGGGGCCTTATCGTTTCTCCTCCCAAAGCTGGTAAAACAACTATTCTAAAAGACATTGCTAATAGCATTACAAAAAACAATCCAGAAGTAATCATTAAAGTATTACTAGTAGATGAAAGACCTGAAGAAGTTACAGATATGGCCAGAAGCATTAAGGGCGAAGTAATCAGCTCTACTTTTGATGAGCCACCTGAAAGACATGTGCGTGTTGCTGAGTTAGTATTAGAAAGCGCTAGAAGGCTAGTTGAGTGTGGTGAAGACGTAGTTGTATTGCTTGATAGCATTACACGTCTTGCTAGGGCTTATAACCTCGTTGTTCCACCAAGCGGTAGAACGCTTTCCGGTGGACTTGACCCAAGTTCTCTGCATAAACCAAAGAGATTTTTTGGTGGAGCAAGACAGATTGAAAATGGAGGAAGCCTGACTATCTTAGCTACTGCATTGGTAGATACTGGTTCTCGTATGGATGATGTTATCTATGAAGAGTTCAAAGGAACAGGAAACATGGAGCTTCATTTAGATAGAAAAATGGCCAACAGAAGAATTTATCCTGCTATTGATATTATTGCTTCTGGAACTAGAAAAGAAGAATTGTTAATGAATGAAGAAGACCTAAAAAAAATCTTCTTATTAAGAAAAAACATTGATTCAGAAACAGCTATTGAAGAATTGATTAAACTTCTAAAACATACTTCTAGTAACGAAGAATTTTTAAATTCTGGTATATTTTAA
- a CDS encoding thioesterase family protein has translation MFSNNIKVRYNETDKGGRVYHSNYLVWLDMTRTEFLRSLGISYAKLEDEGIFIVVRKAEIEYLSSAEFDKTYTITIEKIVLDKIKLDFYYSVKDNITEKIIARAFTKLVVINEIGKPIKIPDHLKEKLQRFL, from the coding sequence TTGTTCTCAAACAATATAAAAGTTCGCTACAATGAAACCGATAAAGGCGGACGAGTATATCATTCAAACTATTTAGTTTGGCTAGACATGACAAGGACAGAGTTTTTGAGATCGCTTGGTATTTCCTATGCCAAGTTAGAAGATGAAGGTATTTTTATTGTTGTCAGAAAAGCCGAAATAGAATATTTATCGTCAGCTGAATTTGACAAAACATATACAATTACTATCGAAAAAATAGTTTTAGATAAAATTAAACTTGACTTTTATTATTCGGTTAAAGATAATATTACCGAAAAGATTATTGCCAGGGCTTTCACAAAACTGGTAGTTATAAATGAAATTGGCAAACCAATAAAAATTCCAGACCACTTAAAAGAAAAATTACAAAGATTTCTTTAA